GGCGCCGGAGTGGGCCTCCAGTTGCACCTCGCGCCAGGACCGAAAATCGGTCAGGTGGAGGCGGCGGACGCGCATCGGACGGTGCAGGCGGAAACAAAAAATGTCCATCCGTCCCGCGAGACGGCCCACAGGGCCTCTTCAGGACGAACGGACATCATTGGTTTTTCGATGGGCCGTCGACTCAGTCGGCCAGTCGCAGGGGCATCAGGATGAACAGCGCGTCGGGGGTCTCCACGGCGGGCTCCAGCACGCAGGCCTGCGTGGGCTGGTTCATCTTCATGCGCACCTGGGGCGTATCGATGAGCTTCAGGATTTCCGTCATGTATCCGGCGTTGAAGCCGATGTCGAAGGATTCGCCCTGGTACTCGATGGGCAAGGAATCGCGTCCTTCGCCACCCAGATCCAAGTTCTGCGTGCTCACTTCCAGGCGTCCGGGCGAGAACGACAGCCGGATCTGCCGGGTGTTGCGGTTGGCCAGGGTGGCCACCCGACGCACGATGGCGGCGAGATCTTCGCGGTGCACGGTGGCGATGCGCGTGGAAGCCTTGGGGATGACCTGGCTGAAGTTCGGGTAGGGCCCCTCGATCAGCTTGGTGAAGACCTCCACCACACCGCAGCGGAAACGCGCGGAGTTGTCGGCCAGATGGACTTCCACCTGGGCGTCTTCGCCCACGGCGACCTTCAGGACCTGTCCGATGGCCTTGGGGGGGACGATCACGCTGTGAGACAGATTTTGACTCTCGGTGCTGGTCCAGGCGTGCCCCAGGCGATGGCCGTCGGTGGCCACCATCGAGGTGCGTCCCTGCGAAGGCTCCCACAGGATGCCGTTGAGGGCCAGGCGGGTCTGATCGGTGCTGACGGCGAACAACGTGCGCTCGGACAGCCGACGCAAGGTGCCGGAGGTCACGGTGAATCCGTCGTTTTCTTCCAGCTGCGGGAGGGCCGGGAATTCCGAGCCGTCCACGCCGGCCAAGCGGCACTGGAAGCCGCCTTCGGAGCGGACCTGGAGATGGAAATCCTTGACCACGAATTCCACCGGAAGATCGGGGAGTTCGCGCACGACATCCAACAGGGAGCGAGCGGGTACGACCAACTCGCCGCTTTGACGCAAGTCGACGGCGATGGCGATCCGGACTCCCAGGTCCAAGTCGGTGGCGGTGATGCGGAGCTCTCCTTCGGCGGCCGAGAGGAGGAAGTTCTGCAAAATGGGAAGGGTGCTTTTTCCGGGCACTGCGCTGGCGCAGATCTGCAGCGCCTCGAGCAGGGCCGATTTGGCGACGGTGAACTGCATGGTGAATCGAATAGTAGACAATTGCGCGGGAGTTGTTCACCTCCTCGCCAAGCTCGTGGCAAGACTTCCTAGTTTGGCGGACCTCATGAGTCTTTACCTGGATCTCCCGAAGCCTTTGCACGATCGCCTCGAAGCCCACGCCGAACTGCTCGGACTTCCGGTGGCGGAAGCGGCCATCCGGTTGCTGGACAAATCCTTGCCCAACCAAAAACCGGCCCCGTCCCAAACGGACATGTTCAACATGCCGCAGGTGCCGAAGGTCGCGCCACCCCCACCGCGCGAGCGTACCGCGCCTCCAGAGGCTCCTTCCAAAGGCGGGGCTGGTGGAACCTGGATGCTCTGGGCGGATGGCGCCTGTTCCGGAAATCCCGGTCCGGGCGGATTCGGGGTGGTCCTGGAAGGCCCCGAAGGCAACGAAGAATGGTCCAAGGGGTTTCGCAACACCACCAACAACCGCATGGAGCTGCGCGGAGCGATCGAGGCCTTGGAAAGGGTGCCGAAGGGTGCGCAGGCGGTGATGCACACGGACTCCCGTTACGTGGTGGACGCCATCGAAAAACGTTGGCTGGACGGCTGGCGCAAGCGGGGATGGCGCAAATCCGATGGTGGCGAAGTGAAAAACGTCGATCTGTGGGTGCTGCTTGCCGACGCCATGGCAGGCAAAAGCGTGAAGTTCCGCTGGGTGGAAGGGCATGCGGGCAACGTCCACAACGAGCGTTGCGACCGCTTGGCGGTGGCCGCCTGCAAGAGCGATCGCCTGGAGCAAGACCGACAAGGGTGAGCCCGCCTTAGCTACATTCGCTGTCCATGACTCTTTGGTACAACCGTCCCGGTGGGGAGAAGGTTCGGGAATTGCTCGCCGAACTCGCCCGCATGGCCGATCGGCTCACGGAGCTGTTCGAGGAACTGTCCCATTGGGAATGCCTTTGGAAACCGGATCCGGCGGCCTGGAACTGCATGGGCCACTTGGCGCACGTCGTGGACATCGAACTGGTGTATTCGGTGCGCATCCGATCGGCTCTCGCCGAGCCCGGCAGGCGTCACGAATCGTTCGATGCCGACGCCTGGGTGGAATCCCAGGCCGCCATGGAGCGGATGCCGGAAGATCTGATGGAATCCTTCGCCCAGTTGCGGCGCTGGAACCTGAACCTGTTCGCATCCCTGTCCGAAGCGCAGTGGGAACAGCCCTTCCTCCACTCCGAGCGGGGCCCGCAAACGCTGGCCCAGATCGCCAACGGGTTGTTGGCCCACGATGCCCAGCACCTGCTGGAGCTGGGACGCCTATCCGAGCTCGCCCGGGAAGCCCGACAGGTGGATTGACCTACAAGCTCGCGACCAGGCCCAGGAAGGCTTCGCCGCGTTCCTTGTAGTTCTTGAACAGCCCGAAGCTTGCGCAAGCAGGTGACATAAGGACCGCTCCACCTTCCGCAATGGCCGATCGAGCATCGGCGAACGCTTCGGCCAGATGGGGATGGTCCACCAAGACGAACGGAGGCTTTCCCGCGACTTCCAGGGCCTCGCGCAGCCGCCCCGCCGTGGCTCCGATCAGGCAAACATGGCGAAGGTGCGGGCTTGCTCGAAGCCCTTCGGCCAGTTCCGCGAAGTCGATTCCCTTGTCGGAACCACCCAGGATCAGGGCAAGGGGCGCTCCCGAGAGGGCCTCCACGGCCGCCAATGTGGCTTCCGGACGTGTGGCGTAGGAGTCGTTGTAGTAGCGCACCGCACCGTGTTCGCCGGCGAATTGCAATCGATGGGGGAGGCCTTCGAAGCCTTCCGCCGCGATCCGACAGGATTCGTCATCGGCGCCGAGGGTCTTGGCCGTCGCCCAGGCCAGCGCCGCGTTGGAAAGTTGGAAGGCGCCGGGAACCCGCATCCGGTCGCGTCGAAGCGCCACCTCTCCATGCTCATCCAGGACAATTTCCGTCTGAGGATCGAACTGGCCGCGCGGCCCGATGGGGTGCTCGATCGCCGAGCCCGCCATTCCCACGAACACCGATCCGGGGTCCTGGGAAAGGAAGATGGCGTGGTCGTCCTCGCCCTGGTCTTCGCAGAGCCGGGCCTTGGCATCCCAGTATTCGATCTGGTCCTTGTGCCAATCCAGGTGCTCGATGGTGACGCGGTTGCTCACGCCCACGCGCGGCACGAACGCCGATCGATCGAGCGCGGTGAAGCCCTCGGGCACCCCCAGATCGCAGAGCTGGAACGAGGACAGCTCCAAAAGGGCGATCTCGGGAATGGAAGGGCCGACAAGAAGATCCAGCATGGCCGTGCCGATGTTCCCGCCCACCAGGTGGGGGATGCCGGCTTGTTCCAGCATCCGCGAGATCAGGGTGGTGATGGTTCCCTTGCCGAAGGTTCCGGTGATGCCCGCCACGCGCTGGCCGCGCACGCCCTGCGCCAAGGCCAGGTAGATGTGCAGCTGAGACAAAATCCGTCCGCCATCGGCGCGGAATTCCGCGAAGGCGGGGATGTCGGGGCGGATGCCTGCCGAACGGATCACGGTGCCCTTGGGTGGCAGATCCACCAGGTAAGATTCGCCCGTGCGTCGAGCGCAGCCATCAGGCACCGATACGTCCGGATTGCGATCGCGCAGTGTCAGGCGTTCGTAACCGGCGCCCAGCAGGAAACGGACGGTGGACTGGCCTTCCACCCCGCCTCCGACGATTTCGACAGGCTCGGGGAGGAGTTCGCGCAGGATGGCCATCAGGTCGGAAGGAACTTTCATCGGAGGCAAACTTAGGTACCGATGCCTCAGATCAGGGAAGCGAGCACCTGCTCCATGGATCTGCGGTTCTTGCCTTGCAGATCTTGCGGATGCAGCGCGATCCGACTGGGAATGGGGCCGAGCAGCTTGTGCTGCCAGGAAAGCGAGCGATTCCACAGCCGAGCCCAGAGGCCGCTTCCGCCCCAGGTGGAGATGGCCGCGGACCGGAACATGCGCCCGGGGGTCGCCTCGCCGAAGCGCAGATCCACCACGCGATACCCCATCTTGAACAGCGAGGGCAAGGCGGGGATCGGGAAAATCCAGCAAGGTGGACAAAATCCGGTAGGCTCGGGAAGCTTCGCCTGGCGCCAATCCAGCAGGGCTCGCCGGGCGCGGTCGGCGACCTCCACGGGCGCCATGCCTTCGAATTCGCGATCGGAATCCGCCGCACGGTGCGTCCAGCCATGCACCCACAGGGGATGGCCCTTGGCATGGTAGCTGCGCAGCTTCCGAACGAAATCTTCCGGAAGGCCCGCGCCTTTGGAGGCGGGGCCGCCTTCGTGGCGGGGGATCACGAACAGGTCGATGGGGGGCAGCCCCAAGCTCGCGCACAGCTCGATCCATTCCAGGCAGGCGTCCCAGGTCAGGGGCGACACGTCGTGGAGCCGGATTCTGGCTTTCGTGGGGGCGTACCTTTCCTCCATATGTTCAACCTAACATCGCCAAGCGCCGCCGGGGTGCTCCGAAACGATTACCGACTTCTGATCTACGATCTCGATGGGACTCTCCTGGAAACCCTCGAAGATCTCGCCGAGGCGATCCAGCGCGCCTTCCAGGCCAGAGGCCACGGGGAGGTGGCGGTCGGCCAAGTTCGCGCCGCCATCGGCGATGGCGCCCGATCCCTGATCCAAAGGCTCCTGCCGGAGGGACATGCCCCGTCCGAGCTCGATGCCACGCTGGATTTGTTCCGTGAAGCCTACCTGGGCACTTGCTGTCGGCGCACCAGCTGGCTGCCCGGCGCCCAGCGGTTCTTGCTGGCGCGCCACCAGGAAAGGCCTGACAGGCGCCAGGCGATCCTCACCAACAAGCCCCAAGCCCCCACCGACCTGTTGATGGTTCATCTGGGGATGGACGAGTGGATCGGTCGAGCGATCGGCGGCGACACAGCCTTTGGCAAAAAGCCGGACCCGGACGGATTGCGGGAATTGATGCGCTGGGCCGGCGCCGCCCCATCCGAGGTCTTGATGATCGGCGATGGTCCGGCGGATCTGCAGGTGGCCCAGGCAGCAGGGGTGGATGCGGTCCTCCTGTCCGGGGGATACGGACAGGAACACGAGTTGGAAGGCCTGCCGGCGATCGTGCGGGTGGGGGGGCTGGACGAGTTGGACAAGCTCTGGCCCCGTTAGATCTTCGGCGCTAGATTCCGGGACCTAGATCAACTCCCCGTCGCGGATCGCCGTTGCTTGCATTAGATTTTGTTTCGATGGTGTCCAAGTCCAAACCGACCAAGGGGTCCGCTAAAAGGGGATCCCCTCCTCCCGTGGCTAAAAAGAGTGCAACCGTTCCCGCCAAAGGAACGGCCAAACCTGCCAAGGGGAACGTTGTCGTCAAGGCGCCTTCCAAGCCTGCAAGCAAGGCGGCCGCCAAGCCAGTCGCCAAGCCAGTCGGCAAGGTGGCCAAACCGGTCAAAGCACCGGAGCCAACCAAGCCCGCTCCCAAAACGGCTTCCAAGCCAGCCGACAAGAAGGTCGCACTGAAAAACGTTGGTAAATCGGTCGCAACGCCCACCGCCAAGGTCGTCGCGCAGCCCAAGTCATCTCCCAAGCCAGCGTCCAAGTCGGCGAAATCCGCCGCCACTTCGGTCGTCAAGACCCCGGCGAAACCCGCCAAGCTTGCCACCCTCCCTCCCTCCGCCAAGCCCAAGAAGCTAGCAAGCGGTGCAAAGGCGTCCACGCCAGCGGCTGGCTCCACCAAGGCCGTGGCGTCAAAAAGCGCCGCAGCCCGCAAGCCCGCTCAGGAAGCGCCCAAAAAGCCTTCTTCCGGCAAGGTCGCTCCGGCGAAATCTGAGAAGCCCAAGCCGCAAAAGGTGACCAAGGCCGTTTCCGAGGCGAAGCCTCCCAAGGCAGCC
This DNA window, taken from Fibrobacterota bacterium, encodes the following:
- the dnaN gene encoding DNA polymerase III subunit beta encodes the protein MQFTVAKSALLEALQICASAVPGKSTLPILQNFLLSAAEGELRITATDLDLGVRIAIAVDLRQSGELVVPARSLLDVVRELPDLPVEFVVKDFHLQVRSEGGFQCRLAGVDGSEFPALPQLEENDGFTVTSGTLRRLSERTLFAVSTDQTRLALNGILWEPSQGRTSMVATDGHRLGHAWTSTESQNLSHSVIVPPKAIGQVLKVAVGEDAQVEVHLADNSARFRCGVVEVFTKLIEGPYPNFSQVIPKASTRIATVHREDLAAIVRRVATLANRNTRQIRLSFSPGRLEVSTQNLDLGGEGRDSLPIEYQGESFDIGFNAGYMTEILKLIDTPQVRMKMNQPTQACVLEPAVETPDALFILMPLRLAD
- the rnhA gene encoding ribonuclease HI, whose protein sequence is MLWADGACSGNPGPGGFGVVLEGPEGNEEWSKGFRNTTNNRMELRGAIEALERVPKGAQAVMHTDSRYVVDAIEKRWLDGWRKRGWRKSDGGEVKNVDLWVLLADAMAGKSVKFRWVEGHAGNVHNERCDRLAVAACKSDRLEQDRQG
- a CDS encoding DinB family protein, which encodes MTLWYNRPGGEKVRELLAELARMADRLTELFEELSHWECLWKPDPAAWNCMGHLAHVVDIELVYSVRIRSALAEPGRRHESFDADAWVESQAAMERMPEDLMESFAQLRRWNLNLFASLSEAQWEQPFLHSERGPQTLAQIANGLLAHDAQHLLELGRLSELAREARQVD
- the murD gene encoding UDP-N-acetylmuramoyl-L-alanine--D-glutamate ligase — its product is MKVPSDLMAILRELLPEPVEIVGGGVEGQSTVRFLLGAGYERLTLRDRNPDVSVPDGCARRTGESYLVDLPPKGTVIRSAGIRPDIPAFAEFRADGGRILSQLHIYLALAQGVRGQRVAGITGTFGKGTITTLISRMLEQAGIPHLVGGNIGTAMLDLLVGPSIPEIALLELSSFQLCDLGVPEGFTALDRSAFVPRVGVSNRVTIEHLDWHKDQIEYWDAKARLCEDQGEDDHAIFLSQDPGSVFVGMAGSAIEHPIGPRGQFDPQTEIVLDEHGEVALRRDRMRVPGAFQLSNAALAWATAKTLGADDESCRIAAEGFEGLPHRLQFAGEHGAVRYYNDSYATRPEATLAAVEALSGAPLALILGGSDKGIDFAELAEGLRASPHLRHVCLIGATAGRLREALEVAGKPPFVLVDHPHLAEAFADARSAIAEGGAVLMSPACASFGLFKNYKERGEAFLGLVASL
- a CDS encoding DUF2334 domain-containing protein; amino-acid sequence: MEERYAPTKARIRLHDVSPLTWDACLEWIELCASLGLPPIDLFVIPRHEGGPASKGAGLPEDFVRKLRSYHAKGHPLWVHGWTHRAADSDREFEGMAPVEVADRARRALLDWRQAKLPEPTGFCPPCWIFPIPALPSLFKMGYRVVDLRFGEATPGRMFRSAAISTWGGSGLWARLWNRSLSWQHKLLGPIPSRIALHPQDLQGKNRRSMEQVLASLI
- a CDS encoding HAD family hydrolase, translated to MLRNDYRLLIYDLDGTLLETLEDLAEAIQRAFQARGHGEVAVGQVRAAIGDGARSLIQRLLPEGHAPSELDATLDLFREAYLGTCCRRTSWLPGAQRFLLARHQERPDRRQAILTNKPQAPTDLLMVHLGMDEWIGRAIGGDTAFGKKPDPDGLRELMRWAGAAPSEVLMIGDGPADLQVAQAAGVDAVLLSGGYGQEHELEGLPAIVRVGGLDELDKLWPR